The Rubripirellula amarantea genome window below encodes:
- a CDS encoding type II toxin-antitoxin system RelE/ParE family toxin — protein MKLRWTEKATSDLIGVYDYIAQTSPEYAASVSDRIFRRPDPQLKRFPKSGSVVPEYGRDDIREVFSDSYRIIHLILEREVRILAVVHGSVTLTKEPPVNG, from the coding sequence ATGAAACTGCGATGGACTGAAAAGGCGACATCCGATCTCATCGGCGTTTACGATTACATAGCACAAACATCGCCGGAATATGCTGCGTCGGTTTCCGATCGCATTTTTCGACGGCCTGACCCGCAACTAAAACGCTTCCCGAAATCTGGGTCTGTCGTTCCGGAGTATGGTCGCGATGACATCCGCGAAGTGTTCTCGGATTCCTATCGCATCATCCATTTGATCCTTGAGCGCGAGGTTCGGATACTAGCGGTCGTTCACGGATCCGTGACGCTAACCAAAGAACCGCCTGTAAACGGATAA